A segment of the Streptococcus chenjunshii genome:
TAGATACATTGTAACATAGTTCACTGAACAAAACATAGGTCTTTGGACCTATTTTTAAAATGAAACATAAAATTAATATTTGTCTCTTAACACTAAACTAGATAAAATAAGGGCTTTGTCACAGACAGTTCGAATCCAGCATCTGAATGTGCTTCGCTTTCTTATTTTTAGGTTCAGGAAAGAGAGTGTGACAACAATCGGTCAATGGTCATAAAATGATGCTTTCGATTTTGCCGTCCCGCCTGCTCACAGTTGATTAGGTAGGCCGCTATCCCATGTGCAGCAAGGGATAAGAACGTCCAATCAGCCACTGCGCCACATTCATCTGTTTAAAAAAGAAAATAAGGCAGGATTTTGTCACTGCCCCTTTACTCTTCAATTTCAATTGCATCATCAAGATCCAAAACAAGATCGCCATCTTTTGCTTGTTTTTCTGATTCAGCTTCATTTTCTGCTGGATTTTCCTGATTTGGGTCTCCTTCAAGCAGGCCGTATTCTACACGAACTTGTCTATCCACTTCATCAAAAATTTCAGGGTGCTCAGCCAAAAATTTCTTAGCATTTTCTGAACCCTGACCGATTTTTTCATTCTTGTAAGAATACCAAGCTCCTGCTTTTTGGATGATATCCAGTTCACTGGCTATTTTTAGAAGCTCTCCTGTACGTGAAATCCCTTCACCGTACATAATTTCAACAAATGCTTCCTTAAATGGAGGAGCCACCTTATTTTTGACAACCTTGATCTTGGTCTCTTTACCAACATTGGTATCCTTACTGCTGCCAGTTCCTTTAATTTGTGTGTTGCCGCGGACATCCAGACGCACCGAAGCATAAAATTTAAGCGCCCGTCCGCCGGGAGTTGTTTCCGGATTGCCAAACATAATTCCGACCTTTTCTCGCAGCTGATTGATGAAAATGGCAATTGTTTTCGTTTTATTAATTGAAGCCGAGAGTTTGCGCATAGCTTGGCTCATCATACGTGCCTGCAGCCCAACATGGCTGTCACCAATATCTCCATCAATTTCGGCACGCGGTACAAGTGCAGCTACAGAGTCTACTACAACAAGGTCAACCGCACCCGAATCAATTAACTGACCGGCAATTTCAAGACCTTGTTCACCTGAATCCGGCTGTGACAGGAGAAGTTCATCAATATTAACACCAAGAGCCTGTGCATAAGCCGGATCAAGCGCATGCTCTGCATCAATGAAAGCAGCAATGCCGCCTTCCTTTTGTGCCTGAGCTACAGCATGTAGGGCGACAGTTGTCTTCCCAGAAGATTCAGGGCCGTAAATCTCAATGATACGCCCTTTAGGGTAACCGCCCACCCCGAGAGCAATATCAAGTGCAAGACTTCCGGAACTCATCACCTGAACTTTTTGCTCAGCACGTTCTCCAAGGCGCATAACAGCTCCTTTTCCGAAATCTTTTTCAATGTTTTTTAAAGCGGTATTGAGGGCTTTTTGGCGCTCATCGCCGAATTTTTTAGTAATTTCTTCTGTTTTTTTTGCTTTTTTTGCCAATGTTTTCTCCTTTATTACAATGATAAAAAGGTTTAGATAGTGCGAAAAAGTGATAAGAAAAGCTTTCTTGACATTGGGAATCAGCCCTTTTCTTATTGTCCCATCTTTTATTATCACAAAAATAATATCATGCTAACCTTATATATTATAGCAAATTTCAGCCTTTTAATAAAGCTTGACGTATCAAATTGAAAGCAGACAGCGCGGCAATATAGCGCACATCGGAACGGCTGCGTCCCCCTAAGCTGAGCTTAATCGAATAAAGTCTGTCTTTACTGGAAAGACCGATAAAAACTGTACCTGCCGGCTGCTTTTCCAGCTCCTCCGGTCCTGCGACTCCTGTCAGTCCTATACCAAAATCCGCACCAGTCAACAAGCGAGCTTGTGCAGCCATTCGCTCAGCAGTAAAAGAGCTGACTACTCCGTTAGCCCGTAAATCTGCAAGCGGGATTTTCAGCATTTTTGCCTTTTCTTCTATACTGTAAGTTATAAAACCGCCGCTAAAAACCTGAGAAGCACCGGAAAATTCTGCCAAACTGGATTGAAATAAACCTGCCGTGAGACTCTCTGCTGCCGTCACAGTCTTTTTATTTTTTTTAAGCAGTTCAAAGACAGTTTGGGCCAGACTGTTATCATCACCATATCCATAATGCAAATCGCTTAATCTAAGTCCATCCAGAGTTTTTACTGCCAAAATCTTCTTTTCCAGCCGGTCAAGTTTTAAATCAGCATCCTTTTGGCTGGGGGCTTTAGTAGATAACCGTAGAGTCACCTCGCCGATTTTAGCGTAAGGAGCTACAGTAGGGTCTGTCTGCTCTTCAATAAAATCC
Coding sequences within it:
- the recA gene encoding recombinase RecA codes for the protein MAKKAKKTEEITKKFGDERQKALNTALKNIEKDFGKGAVMRLGERAEQKVQVMSSGSLALDIALGVGGYPKGRIIEIYGPESSGKTTVALHAVAQAQKEGGIAAFIDAEHALDPAYAQALGVNIDELLLSQPDSGEQGLEIAGQLIDSGAVDLVVVDSVAALVPRAEIDGDIGDSHVGLQARMMSQAMRKLSASINKTKTIAIFINQLREKVGIMFGNPETTPGGRALKFYASVRLDVRGNTQIKGTGSSKDTNVGKETKIKVVKNKVAPPFKEAFVEIMYGEGISRTGELLKIASELDIIQKAGAWYSYKNEKIGQGSENAKKFLAEHPEIFDEVDRQVRVEYGLLEGDPNQENPAENEAESEKQAKDGDLVLDLDDAIEIEE
- a CDS encoding competence/damage-inducible protein A, giving the protein MRAEIIAVGTELLTGQIVNTNAQFLSEKFAELGIDVFFQTAVGDNEKRLLSVIDIASRRSNLVVLCGGLGPTEDDLTKQTLAKYLGRDLVFDGQAVQRLDAFFAERPQHTRTPNNERQAQLIAGSSPLQNNNGLAVGGVLEQNGVTYVVLPGPPSELKPMVLEQLVPLLGQGKQRLYSRVLRFFGIGESQLVTVLADFIEEQTDPTVAPYAKIGEVTLRLSTKAPSQKDADLKLDRLEKKILAVKTLDGLRLSDLHYGYGDDNSLAQTVFELLKKNKKTVTAAESLTAGLFQSSLAEFSGASQVFSGGFITYSIEEKAKMLKIPLADLRANGVVSSFTAERMAAQARLLTGADFGIGLTGVAGPEELEKQPAGTVFIGLSSKDRLYSIKLSLGGRSRSDVRYIAALSAFNLIRQALLKG